A single window of Zea mays cultivar B73 chromosome 10, Zm-B73-REFERENCE-NAM-5.0, whole genome shotgun sequence DNA harbors:
- the LOC103640827 gene encoding 2-oxoglutarate dehydrogenase E1 component yields MIHIPNRYVTTDVGSAIYGSGPLGAHLPPWLLFQPPPPLSLPSLFSLPSPLSSVPSPRSSLSRPSSSSRPRLQRPRLSSAPRRTDAGHPARPAEPQPRAPSKSSLSEFDDLVGHPGFDKQGTRFKRLIKDQNNHKDLEEGINRLVLCSGKVYYELDEERRKTERTDVAICRVEQLCPFPYDLIQCELKRYPRTLKGGRADWLIEKCIELGASSVTPVLTEQCHTIAENRVDRL; encoded by the exons ATGATCCACATACCGAACCGGTATGTGACTACGGACGTTGGATCAGCGATCTACGGTTCAG gcccactaggggcccatctaCCTCCCTGGCTTCTCTTCCAGCCACCGCCGCCTCTATCTCTCccttccctcttctctctcccctcaccTCTCTCCTCCGTTCCCTCGCCTCGCTCCTCTCTATCTCGACCGAGCAGCAGCAGCCGACCGCGCCTGCAACGACCGCGACTCAGCTCGGCGCCCAGGCGGACCGACGCCGGCCACCCGGCCAGGCCCGCGGAGCCGCAGCCACGCGCGCCCAGCAAGTCGAGCTTATCTGAATTTGATGATCTTGTGGGCCACCCTGGATTCGACAAGCAAGGGACACGCTTCAAGCGGCTCATCAAAGACCAGAATAATCATAAGGACCTCGAGGAGGGAATTAACCGTCTAGTTCTTTGCTCTGGAAAG GTGTACTACGaactggatgaagaaagaaggaAGACGGAGCGCACTGATGTTGCTATATGTAGAGTTGAGCAGCTCTGCCCATTCCCCTATGACCTCATCCAGTGTGAGTTGAAGAGATATCCAA GGACACTGAAAGGCGGACGTGCGGATTGGCTTATAGAGAAATGTATT GAACTTGGAGCTTCTAGTGTTACCCCTGTCCTGACAGAACAATGTCACACAATAGCGGAAAATCGGGTGGACAGGCTGTAA